In the Kaistella sp. 97-N-M2 genome, one interval contains:
- the rplC gene encoding 50S ribosomal protein L3 — translation MSGIIGKKIGMTSLFDENGKNMPCTVIQAGPCSVLQVRTIEKDGYKAAQLGFDDKSEKNVGKALAGHFKKAGSAPKAKLVEFYHEFVEKLSVGDEVKVDLFAQGEFVDVTGTSKGKGFQGVVKRHNFAGVMQATHGQHNRLRAPGSIGAGSDPSRVFKGMRMAGRMGGKQVTVQNLQVLRVDQEQNLLVVKGAVPGAKNSYVIIRKWN, via the coding sequence ATGTCAGGTATTATTGGAAAAAAAATCGGGATGACTTCTCTGTTTGACGAAAACGGCAAAAATATGCCGTGTACCGTTATTCAAGCAGGTCCTTGCTCGGTTTTACAGGTCAGAACCATAGAAAAAGATGGGTACAAAGCTGCTCAACTTGGTTTCGATGACAAGAGTGAAAAGAACGTTGGTAAAGCGTTAGCCGGCCATTTTAAAAAGGCAGGTTCAGCTCCAAAAGCTAAATTAGTAGAATTCTACCATGAATTCGTAGAAAAATTAAGCGTAGGAGATGAAGTGAAAGTAGACTTATTTGCTCAGGGCGAATTCGTTGATGTTACCGGAACTTCAAAAGGTAAAGGTTTCCAAGGGGTTGTAAAAAGACACAACTTTGCGGGGGTAATGCAGGCAACTCACGGACAGCACAACCGATTAAGAGCCCCGGGTTCTATTGGTGCAGGTTCCGATCCTTCCCGTGTATTCAAAGGAATGCGCATGGCTGGTAGAATGGGTGGTAAACAAGTTACCGTACAAAACCTTCAAGTGTTAAGAGTGGATCAAGAACAAAATCTTTTAGTAGTAAAAGGAGCTGTTCCGGGAGCAAAAAATTCTTATGTAATTATTAGAAAATGGAATTAG
- a CDS encoding low affinity iron permease family protein, which yields MAKPNKSFFEKFSNWATTFTGSSATFIGAVTIVLVWGISGPIFQYSETWQLVINTGTTIITFLMVFLIQKAQNKDGKAIQIKLNELIAANEKASNRIVDIEDLSEKELDQLHMYYEKLADFAEDDGDIHSSHSIDAAARNQDLKNERFKKRHEEWLQKQNEKKESH from the coding sequence ATGGCAAAGCCGAACAAGTCCTTTTTCGAAAAATTTTCCAATTGGGCAACCACGTTCACTGGAAGTTCCGCGACCTTTATCGGTGCGGTCACCATCGTATTGGTGTGGGGAATCTCGGGACCTATTTTTCAGTATTCCGAAACGTGGCAACTCGTGATCAACACAGGAACTACGATTATTACTTTTTTGATGGTTTTCCTCATTCAAAAAGCCCAGAACAAAGACGGCAAAGCCATCCAAATCAAACTGAACGAACTCATCGCAGCAAATGAAAAAGCCAGCAACCGTATTGTGGACATTGAAGATCTTTCGGAGAAAGAACTCGATCAACTTCATATGTATTACGAGAAACTTGCCGATTTTGCGGAAGACGACGGCGATATTCATTCCTCGCACTCCATCGACGCCGCGGCCCGCAACCAGGATTTAAAAAACGAAAGATTTAAAAAACGCCACGAAGAATGGCTTCAAAAGCAAAACGAAAAAAAGGAATCACACTGA
- a CDS encoding GLPGLI family protein produces the protein MKILFLSFVMISASLLAQTHRFIYEYTFKTDSTATDNRKVNMVLDVNPDDVKFYNYDFVQTDSLNITKGQNNVVWDDTPAVIRKKNSFSNSSYIHVQNMFIVDTEDRIDWKLADDTRTFGGYNLQKATAKFGGRHWTAWFTKDIALSEGPYKFRGLPGLIFEIYDDKDNFKFTLLKSYKLPKTYDTSGIIENFAGQKPVKISGERLKKLMLENYNDPLHEFKEHYKNNTDPSARFMVMGIEVKRPEQLKELSDMVQANIRKTNNPLEIDKAVHYPEK, from the coding sequence ATGAAAATTTTATTTTTAAGCTTCGTAATGATAAGTGCATCATTGCTGGCGCAAACACACCGCTTTATTTATGAATATACTTTTAAAACCGATTCCACCGCTACAGATAACCGTAAGGTAAATATGGTTTTAGATGTTAATCCAGATGACGTTAAATTTTACAACTACGATTTTGTGCAGACTGATTCCCTCAACATCACAAAGGGACAGAATAACGTCGTATGGGACGACACGCCGGCGGTCATCCGCAAGAAGAATTCCTTTAGCAACTCCAGTTATATCCATGTGCAGAATATGTTTATTGTTGATACCGAAGATCGGATAGACTGGAAGCTTGCTGACGACACACGGACCTTCGGCGGCTACAATCTGCAGAAAGCAACTGCGAAGTTTGGCGGAAGACACTGGACCGCCTGGTTCACCAAGGATATCGCCCTCAGCGAAGGACCCTATAAATTCAGAGGGTTGCCCGGTTTGATATTTGAAATTTATGACGATAAAGACAATTTTAAATTTACGCTTCTGAAGAGTTATAAATTGCCCAAAACATATGATACCTCAGGAATTATTGAGAACTTTGCCGGACAGAAACCGGTTAAAATTTCCGGGGAGCGATTGAAAAAGTTGATGCTGGAGAATTACAACGATCCGCTGCATGAGTTTAAAGAACATTATAAAAACAATACGGATCCCAGCGCCAGATTTATGGTGATGGGCATCGAAGTGAAGCGGCCCGAACAGCTGAAAGAACTTTCGGATATGGTTCAGGCGAACATCCGTAAAACAAATAATCCCCTCGAAATCGATAAAGCCGTGCATTATCCCGAAAAATAA
- the rpsJ gene encoding 30S ribosomal protein S10 produces MSQRIRIKLKSYDYNLVDKSAEKIVRTVKATGAIVNGPIPLPTNKRIFTVLRSPHVNKKAREQFQLSAHKRLMDIYSSSSKTVDALMKLELPSGVDVEIKV; encoded by the coding sequence ATGTCACAAAGAATCAGAATAAAATTAAAATCTTACGATTACAATTTAGTAGACAAATCTGCTGAGAAAATCGTAAGAACGGTAAAAGCAACCGGTGCCATTGTAAACGGCCCAATTCCTTTGCCAACGAACAAGAGAATCTTTACTGTACTAAGATCTCCGCACGTAAACAAAAAAGCAAGAGAACAGTTCCAGCTTTCTGCACACAAGCGATTGATGGACATCTATTCTTCTTCTTCCAAAACGGTAGACGCCCTAATGAAATTAGAGTTGCCTTCCGGAGTAGACGTAGAAATTAAAGTGTGA